One window of the Megalops cyprinoides isolate fMegCyp1 chromosome 2, fMegCyp1.pri, whole genome shotgun sequence genome contains the following:
- the alpi.2 gene encoding intestinal-type alkaline phosphatase codes for MAPRVPLITGLLFCLVIDWSSSVIPVEEEDPRFWNVKGQQALKKALDLKPNLHRAKNLILFLGDGMGVSTVTAARILKGQMAGKTGEETVLAMDTFPYLALSKTYNVDQQMPDSAGTATAYLCGVKANYGTLGLSAAARRYQCKSAYGNEVKSVLHRARMAGKSVGIISTARVQHASPGASYAHTPNRGWYSDSDLPLDAVQDGCRDIAYQLVHNTDINVILGGGRAYMLPKETRDPEYTTHFGTRLDKTDLITEWLKNKKNAHYVWNKTDFDAVDEDDTDYLMGLFEPKDTRYELERNPNTDPSLTEMMEKAIKILRKNPNGFYLFVEDEGRIDHGHHDSRTKYALTEAVEFDQAIERAAEMTSELDTLTVVTADHSHVFSFGGYSYRGNPVLGLSRSLADDSKAFTTALYGNGPGYQVINGSRPDVNSTITGFNDYIQQSAVPLDSETHGSEDVAIFAKGPMAHLFHGVQEQSYIAHAMAYAACLEPYTDCLLEVEPDHAVSLQSSLLVLLLGLLPPLFSLLSA; via the exons ATGGCTCCTCGTGTCCCCCTAATTACTGGATTACTCTTCTGTCTTGTGATTGACTGGTCCTCCTCTGTGATCCCTG TGGAAGAGGAAGACCCCCGTTTCTGGAATGTCAAAGGTCAGCAGGCTCTGAAAAAAGCTCTGGACCTGAAGCCAAATCTGCACCGAGCCAAGAacctcatcctcttcctggGAGATG GCATGGGCGTCTCCACAGTGACTGCAGCACGGATTCTCAAGGGACAGATGGCAGGGAAGACGGGTGAGGAGACTGTCCTGGCCATGGACACGTTCCCCTACCTCGCCCTGTCCAAG ACCTACAATGTTGACCAGCAGATGCCTGACAGCGCAGGCACAGCGACTGCCTATCTGTGTGGCGTCAAGGCAAACTATGGCACTCTGGGGCTGAGCGCAGCAGCCCGCCGCTACCAGTGCAAATCTGCCTACGGAAATGAGGTCAAGTCTGTCCTGCATCGAGCCAGGATGGCAG GCAAGTCAGTGGGCATCATCTCCACGGCACGGGTACAGCATGCATCCCCGGGAGCCAGCTACGCACACACTCCCAACAGGGGCTGGTACAGTGACTCAGACCTGCCCCTCGATGCAGTGCAGGATGGCTGCCGGGACATCGCCTACCAGCTCGTCCACAACACCGACATCAAT GTCATTCTTGGAGGGGGACGCGCATACATGCTACCCAAGGAGACCAGAGATCCTGAATACACTACCCACTTTGGGACCCGATTAGACAAGACTGACCTTATCACAGAAtggctcaaaaacaaaaag AATGCACACTATGTGTGGAACAAGACTGACTTTGATGCTGTAGATGAGGATGACACAGACTACTTGATGG GGCTGTTTGAGCCGAAGGATACCAGATATGAGCTGGAACGCAACCCTAACACTGACCCCTCCCTCACTGAGATGATGGAGAAGGCAATCAAAATCTTGCGGAAGAACCCCAATGGATTCTACCTCTTTGTGGAAGATGA GGGGAGAATAGACCATGGTCACCACGACAGCCGGACCAAATATGCACTGACGGAGGCTGTAGAGTTTGACCAGGCAATTGAGAGGGCTGCGGAGATGACCAGCGAACTGGACACTCTGACTGTGGTTACTGCTGATCACTCTCACGTCTTCTCCTTTGGAGGATATTCATACAGAGGGAACCCTGTTTTAG GATTGTCACGTAGTTTAGCTGATGATTCAAAGGCCTTTACCACTGCTCTGTATGGAAATGGACCAGGATACCAAGTCATTAACGGAAGCCGTCCAGATGTGAACAGTACTATTACAG gGTTTAATGATTACATACAGCAGTCGGCCGTGCCGCTCGACTCAGAGACCCATGGCTCAGAAGATGTGGCCATATTTGCCAAGGGCCCCATGGCCCACCTGTTCCATGGGGTGCAGGAGCAGAGCTACATTGCACACGCCATGGCCTATGCTGCCTGCCTGGAGCCCTACACTGACTGCCTCCTGGAGGTGGAGCCGGATCATGCCGTATCCCTGCAGTCCAGCCTGCTGGTGCTGCTTCTGGGTCTCCTGCCACCTCTGTTCTCGCTGCTGTCTGCCTGA
- the ppp1r2 gene encoding protein phosphatase inhibitor 2: protein MAAPRPIKGILKNKNSGTSSKKGPEVLPVENQEQAALGLLEDDQQKKSQKWDEMNILATYHPADKDYGLMKIDEPSTPYNRMVGDEDDEALSDSEANTVLTADDLAKKLAAAEGAEPRFMREEEEESSEEEEELTPEEQAKKKQFQMMRKMHYNEGLNIKLARQLIASELEEEEDDEDTEMKDDTETEDISVDPPQDADSLDS from the exons ATGGCAGCTCCCCGGCCCATTAAAGGTATTctgaagaacaaaaacagcGGGACAAGCTCCAAAAAAGGCCCCGAGGTGCTGCCGGTGGAGAACCAGGAGCAAGCGGCTCTTGGACTTCTGGAAGATGACCAGCA AAAGAAGTCCCAGAAGTGGGATGAAATGAACATCCTGGCCACGTACCACCCAGCCGATAAGGACTACGGGTTAATGAAGATCGATGAACCCAGTACACCATACAACCG CATGGTGGGGGACGAAGATGACGAAGCTCTGAGCGACTCGGAGGCAAACACGGTCCTCACAGCGGATGACCTCGCTAAGAA ATTGGCGGCTGCGGAGGGGGCAGAGCCCCGTTTCAtgagggaagaagaggaggagagcagtgaggaggaggaagaactCACCCCCGAGGAGCAAG CAAAAAAGAAGCAGTTCCAAATGATGAGGAAGATGCACTACAACGAAGGCCTCAACATCAAATTGGCCAGACAGCTTATAGCTAGTGAGcttgaagaagaggaggatgacGAAGATACAGAGATGAAAGATGACACGGAGACGGAAGACATCAGTGTCGATCCCCCTCAAGATG